A part of Rattus norvegicus strain BN/NHsdMcwi chromosome 4, GRCr8, whole genome shotgun sequence genomic DNA contains:
- the Vom1r94 gene encoding vomeronasal type-1 receptor 94: MSEILLFSPQPLFSYTMNKYSRLYTNSNIRNTFFSEIGIGIAANSLLLLFHIFKFIRGQRSRLTDLPIGLLSLIHLLKLLMIAFIATDIFISWRGWDDIICKFLVYLYRSFRGLSLCTTCMLSVLQAITLSPRSSCLAKFKHKSPHHVSCAILSLSVLYMFISSHLLVSLIATPNLTTNVFMYVSESCSILPMSYLMQSMFSTLLAIRDVFLISLMVLSTCYMVALLCRHRKQTRHLQGTSLSPKASPEKKATHSILMLMSFFVLMSILDSIVSCSRTMFLYDPTSYAIQIFVSHIYATVSPFVFMSNEKHIVNFLRSLCKRVINV, encoded by the coding sequence ATGAGTGAGATTCTGCTCTTTTCTCCTCAGCCACTGTTCTCATATACAATGAATAAGTACAGCAGACTCTACACTAATTCTAACATAAGGAATACCTTTTTCTCTGAAATAGGTATTGGGATTGCAGCTAACagcctccttcttctcttccacaTCTTCAAGTTTATTCGTGGGCAGAGGTCCAGACTCACTGACCTGCCCATTGGTCTCTTGTCCCTAATCCACCTACTGAAATTACTGATGATAGCATTTATAGCtacagacatttttatttcttggagAGGATGGGATGACATCATATGTAAATTCCTTGTCTACCTGTACAGAAGTTTTAGAGGTCTCTCTCTTTGTACCACCTGCATGTTGAGTGTCCTGCAGGCCATCACCCTCAGCCCCAGAAGCTCCTGTTTAGCAAAGTTCAAACATAAGTCTCCCCATCACGTCTCCTGTGCCATTCTTTCCCTGAGTGTCCTCTACATGTTCATTAGCAGTCACCTCTTAGTATCCCTCATTGCCACTCCCAATTTGACCAcgaatgtatttatgtatgtttccGAGTCCTGCTCTATTCTACCCATGAGTTACCTCATGCAAAGCATGTTTTCTACACTACTGGCCATCAGGGATGTATTTCTTATTAGTCTCATGGTCCTCTCAACTTGTTACATGGTGGCCCTCTTGTGCAGGCACAGGAAACAGACCCGGCATCTTCAAGGTACCAGCCTTTCCCCAAAAGCATCCCCAGAGAAAAAGGCCACCCATTCCATCCTGATGCTCATGAGCTTCTTTGTCCTGATGTCCATCTTGGACAGCATTGTCTCCTGCTCAAGAACTATGTTCCTGTATGATCCAACATCTTATGCTATCCAAATTTTCGTGAGCCATATCTATGCCACAGTCAGCCCTTTTGTGTTTATGAGCAATGAAAAACATATAGTTAACTTTTTGAGGTCCCTGTGTAAGAGGGTAATAAATGTTTGA
- the Vom1r95 gene encoding vomeronasal type-1 receptor 95 yields the protein MNKDNTLYCSAYRIAFFSEIGIGISANSCLLLFHTFMFIRGHRPRLTDLPIGLVALIHLVMLLLAAYITEDFFMSSGGWDDITCKLFIFLHRFFRSLSVCDTCMLSVFQAIILCPQSSHLAKFKLNSPHHLSCFFIFMSIFYTSISSHILIAAIATQNLTSVNLIYITKSCSFLPMSSSMQRTFSTLLAFRNVFLIGLMGLSTCYMATLLCRHKTRSQQLQNSKLSPKATPEQRAIWTILMLMSFFLIISTFDSIMTYSRTIFQGNQSLYCVQIPVAHGYAAFSPLLVLNNEKRLTSLMISMYDRIVRLESLCS from the coding sequence ATGAATAAAGATAATACACTGTACTGTAGTGCTTACAGAATTGCCTTCTTCTCTGAGATAGGCATCGGGATCTCAGCCAAcagctgccttctcctcttccACACCTTCATGTTCATTCGTGGGCACAGGCCCAGACTCACTGACTTGCCCATTGGCCTCGTGGCCCTAATCCACCTAGTGATGCTATTACTTGCAGCATATATAACTGAAGACTTTTTTATGTCTTCAGGAGGATGGGATGACATCACATGTAAACTATTCATTTTCTTGCACAGGTTTTTCAGGAGCCTCTCTGTTTGTGACACCTGTATGTTGAGTGTCTTCCAGGCAATCATCCTCTGCCCTCAAAGCTCTCACTTAGCAAAGttcaaactcaattctccacatCACCTCTcatgtttctttattttcatgaGCATCTTCTATACATCCATCAGCAGCCATATCTTAATAGCAGCCATTGCCACACAAAATCTCACCTCGGTTAATCTTATATATATCACGAAATCTTGCTCTTTTCTACCCATGAGTTCCTCAATGCAACGCACCTTCTCCACACTGCTGGCTTTCAGGAATGTCTTCCTTATTGGTCTCATGGGCCTCTCAACTTGCTACATGGCGACTCTCTTATGTAGACATAAGACTCGGTCCCAGCAGCTTCAGAACTCAAAACTTTCTCCAAAGGCAACTCCAGAGCAGAGAGCCATCTGGACCATTCTAATGCTCATGAGCTTCTTTCTGATAATATCAACTTTTGATAGTATCATGACCTACTCAAGAACTATATTCCAGGGAAATCAATCTCTGTATTGTGTGCAGATTCCTGTAGCCCATGGCTATGCTGCATTCAGTCCTCTGCTGGTTCTCAATAATGAAAAACGACTAACTAGCCTGATGATATCCATGTATGATAGGATAGTAAGGTTAGAGTCTCTGTGTTCATAA